One Kineococcus radiotolerans SRS30216 = ATCC BAA-149 DNA window includes the following coding sequences:
- a CDS encoding class I SAM-dependent methyltransferase, with amino-acid sequence MNSATTPTMTPDDVDALTSPAGRALLAELAGTEAEDPVALAARLRRAGHDPALAALATTQSRLRARAASKFGPRAQDLLLTAAGAEQATRAVVAAEHARRFAAAGVRRVADLGCGVGADSLAFLDAGLDVLAVDADPVTAAVAAHNLGRPVRCADVTAGVVDELGPGDGAWFDPARRTSGGRRLFDPEATSPPLSFVLATAARVPATGAKLAPGLPHDLVPAGAEAQWTSVDGEVVECALWSGPLARPGTGRSARVVRGGPSGAAVVEVDDTDLPVADVGPVGEFLHEPDGAVIRAGLVARVAADLGGRLVDETIAYVTTDTGLTSPLTRAFRVLEVLPFGLKPLRARLRALDVGTLTVKKRGTAVDPDQLRRQLALKGSRPATIVLTRVAGRQSVLVVEPVSP; translated from the coding sequence AGGCCGAGGACCCCGTGGCGCTGGCCGCCCGGCTGCGCCGCGCCGGCCACGACCCCGCCCTCGCCGCGCTGGCCACCACCCAGTCGCGGCTGCGGGCGAGGGCCGCCTCGAAGTTCGGGCCCCGGGCGCAGGACCTGCTGCTCACCGCCGCGGGGGCCGAGCAGGCCACCCGGGCCGTCGTCGCCGCCGAGCACGCCCGCCGGTTCGCCGCCGCCGGGGTGCGCCGCGTGGCCGACCTCGGGTGCGGGGTGGGGGCGGACTCGCTGGCGTTCCTGGACGCCGGGCTCGACGTCCTGGCCGTCGATGCGGACCCGGTGACGGCGGCGGTCGCCGCGCACAACCTGGGCCGGCCGGTGCGGTGCGCCGACGTCACCGCCGGGGTCGTCGACGAGCTGGGCCCGGGCGACGGCGCCTGGTTCGACCCGGCCCGGCGCACCTCGGGGGGCCGGCGCCTCTTCGACCCCGAGGCGACCTCCCCCCCGCTGTCCTTCGTCCTCGCCACCGCCGCCCGCGTCCCTGCGACGGGCGCGAAGCTCGCCCCCGGGCTGCCGCACGACCTCGTGCCCGCCGGGGCGGAGGCGCAGTGGACGTCGGTGGACGGCGAGGTCGTCGAGTGCGCGCTGTGGTCCGGTCCGCTGGCGCGGCCGGGGACCGGGCGCAGCGCGCGCGTGGTGCGCGGGGGGCCCTCCGGGGCGGCGGTGGTGGAGGTCGACGACACCGACCTGCCGGTGGCCGACGTCGGGCCCGTCGGGGAGTTCCTGCACGAACCCGACGGCGCGGTGATCCGCGCCGGCCTCGTCGCCCGGGTGGCCGCCGACCTGGGGGGACGCCTGGTCGACGAGACCATCGCCTACGTGACGACCGACACCGGCCTCACCTCCCCCCTCACCCGGGCGTTCCGCGTCCTGGAGGTCCTGCCGTTCGGGCTGAAACCCCTGCGGGCGCGGTTGCGCGCGCTGGACGTGGGGACGCTGACGGTCAAGAAGCGGGGCACCGCGGTGGACCCCGACCAGCTGCGCCGGCAGCTGGCGCTCAAGGGGTCGCGCCCGGCGACGATCGTCCTGACCCGCGTCGCCGGGCGGCAGAGCGTCCTGGTGGTGGAACCGGTCAGCCCGTGA
- the rimI gene encoding ribosomal protein S18-alanine N-acetyltransferase, with the protein MELHRMRWWHLADVHALERDLFGRSAWSVESFWGELARPDRRFLVALEGERVVGYGGVVVAGADADVQTVGVARDQQGRGTGRALLRALRAAVVEAGATHLLLEVRADNEPAQNLYRSEGFVQIARRARYYQPDDVDALILRADLRAGVTG; encoded by the coding sequence GTGGAACTGCACCGGATGCGCTGGTGGCACCTCGCCGACGTGCACGCCCTCGAACGCGACCTCTTCGGCCGCTCCGCCTGGTCGGTGGAGTCGTTCTGGGGGGAGCTGGCCCGCCCCGACCGGCGCTTCCTCGTCGCCCTCGAGGGGGAGCGCGTCGTCGGCTACGGCGGGGTGGTGGTCGCCGGCGCCGACGCGGACGTCCAGACCGTCGGGGTGGCCCGCGACCAGCAGGGCCGGGGGACGGGGCGGGCGCTGCTGCGGGCCCTGCGCGCCGCGGTCGTCGAGGCCGGGGCCACCCACCTGCTGCTGGAGGTGCGCGCGGACAACGAGCCCGCGCAGAACCTCTACCGCAGCGAGGGGTTCGTCCAGATCGCGCGCCGGGCCCGCTACTACCAGCCCGACGACGTGGACGCGCTGATCCTGCGGGCCGACCTCCGGGCCGGGGTCACGGGCTGA
- a CDS encoding MFS transporter codes for MPATTPAAPSGTVLASAVSRATRRLMPMIVILYVVAFLDRTNVGFAEDALELDRGISGAAYAFGAGVFFIGYALFEIPSNLALQRFGAKMWLARIAITWGLVSASFAFVQGETSFVVLRFLLGVTEAGLFPGIIMYLSEWFPNRDRVRLFAIFYLAQPFSQIIGSPLSGLLIELGDAAEGGITGWQLMFAVEGLLAVAAGVVAIFLLVDSPEKASFLSVAQKTALREAMAAEDDLRRSDGPSGVWAAMRNGRVWYFTVIYFCLQIAVYGVTFNLPKQVAGLVGRDVGWEVGLIAAIPWTVGIFACYFTGKHAVTVTRRRVWGALLFVSTGIFVFASAWAGANGYALLGIVFITVAVSSFLSIGPITWSFPTAFLTGTAAAAGIGLINSLGNLGGFVAPNLREAIANATGSDALGIAALGVLPFLAAAMMLGTKRFRTSSDRLLVDVREERADRPA; via the coding sequence ATGCCAGCGACGACGCCGGCCGCACCGTCCGGAACGGTGCTCGCCTCGGCCGTCAGCCGGGCGACCAGACGGCTGATGCCCATGATCGTGATCCTCTACGTGGTCGCGTTCCTGGACCGCACCAACGTGGGGTTCGCCGAGGACGCCCTCGAGCTGGACCGGGGGATCTCCGGAGCGGCGTACGCGTTCGGGGCCGGGGTGTTCTTCATCGGCTACGCCCTCTTCGAGATCCCCAGCAACCTCGCCCTGCAGCGGTTCGGGGCGAAGATGTGGCTGGCGCGCATCGCCATCACCTGGGGCCTGGTGTCGGCGTCCTTCGCCTTCGTGCAGGGCGAGACGTCGTTCGTCGTCCTGCGCTTCCTGCTCGGGGTCACCGAGGCCGGTCTGTTCCCCGGCATCATCATGTACCTCTCGGAGTGGTTCCCGAACCGCGACCGCGTGCGGCTGTTCGCCATCTTCTACCTGGCCCAGCCGTTCTCCCAGATCATCGGTTCCCCGCTCTCGGGGCTCCTCATCGAGCTGGGGGACGCCGCGGAGGGCGGGATCACGGGGTGGCAGCTGATGTTCGCCGTGGAGGGCCTGCTGGCCGTGGCCGCCGGCGTCGTCGCGATCTTCCTGCTGGTGGACTCCCCGGAGAAGGCGTCGTTCCTGTCCGTGGCGCAGAAGACGGCGCTGCGCGAGGCGATGGCCGCCGAGGACGACCTGCGACGCAGCGACGGGCCCAGCGGGGTGTGGGCGGCCATGCGCAACGGCCGGGTCTGGTACTTCACGGTCATCTACTTCTGCCTGCAGATCGCGGTCTACGGCGTGACGTTCAACCTGCCCAAGCAGGTGGCCGGGCTCGTGGGGCGCGACGTGGGCTGGGAGGTCGGGCTCATCGCGGCGATCCCGTGGACGGTCGGCATCTTCGCCTGCTACTTCACCGGCAAGCACGCCGTGACGGTGACCCGTCGCCGGGTCTGGGGTGCGCTGCTGTTCGTCAGCACGGGGATCTTCGTCTTCGCCTCGGCGTGGGCGGGGGCCAACGGGTACGCGCTGCTGGGCATCGTCTTCATCACGGTCGCGGTCTCGTCGTTCCTCAGCATCGGGCCCATCACCTGGTCGTTCCCGACGGCGTTCCTCACCGGCACCGCCGCCGCGGCCGGCATCGGGCTCATCAACTCCCTGGGCAACCTCGGGGGTTTCGTCGCCCCGAACCTGCGGGAGGCGATCGCGAACGCCACCGGCTCCGACGCGCTGGGCATCGCCGCGCTGGGCGTCCTGCCGTTCCTGGCCGCGGCGATGATGCTGGGCACCAAGCGGTTCCGCACCAGCTCGGACCGGTTGCTGGTGGACGTGCGCGAGGAGCGCGCCGACCGGCCGGCCTGA